The Metopolophium dirhodum isolate CAU chromosome 4, ASM1992520v1, whole genome shotgun sequence DNA window aatttttatattattctaggtttttttttaatgtcgtaTTGTTTGAGAACTATTATAAGGAATAAGCAACAAAAGTTtggtttttaactaattttctaTAGTGCAGGCCACagggaaaaaacatttttggaaaatattcaaaacactcaaaagtcaaaaccttattttaccaatatatcattagtacctatatgtcTATAAGAtacatatattgataatatatttatgtacatacacaaattaaaatacctatatgtatttcgTCCGTCGTAAAATTGTAACAATGCTTTTTCGAGCGAagccaaacaatttttttcatagtaTTAGGTACTTgggtatttataaatgttagcTCCCCCCAAAAGTTGTACCCGATTTTCCGCTATGGACTATGAGCACCACACCTTTTCGTTTGTCTCGGTCAATTTGCGCGgagataaatatacattataatgcgagaaaaaaaccacacattacACGGGATGTGAACgcacatatatatttacaatatatttatatatgacgAGGTACCTACACGTGAtttgcaaatatatatattttgtataactacgtatataatataatatctacatctATGTGTAGTACATTAGTGAGTGGTATTCATTAATAAACCGCCGCGTACGTGTGACGTGTCTAACGACTATTTATTTTCGTGTGCATGTTCGAGACCTGCAACAGAAGAGGAACGGTGTTGTAACGAAACGGAAAGAcaccgaaaaaaaataaatgactgGCTACGATTTAATAATggtatccaaaaataaaatacaaaatacataattataatgttattctgACTCTCAACACCCCCTcgccaataaaataataataataataataaaataaagcgtATTGCAAAATtgctacttttattttattaattataaactattttgtaaACCAATATGTGTTTGGATGGAACACAAATgggataggtacttatatttggGATAAAATACGACTACCTGAATTCGGGCCACAATCAGACAACTCCGACCCcaatgtaatataggtaataggtataatatgtatttacagggtgatttttttatCGTGAACCAGTTAATATCTCGAGAAgtattaagaattttaaaataattttttttttaactttctaggttttactattttacactgtgttacaattttgataattttaacttCCTCCCTCATTTGATAAAACAGTATCAACTTTCGATTTTCAAATGGCAATACCCATTTTCGATAACGAAAATCTATAAacatactgaaaaaaataattttaacgtttACAGAATTTAATTTGAGTAATCCGTTTGCGACTTATTACTGCCTAAATATTCGTTAAATTTACTGCTACTAGGCAATTCAACAAACCCAACAGTAAAAACCAGAAGTCAAAACGAAATTTTATCTCAATTTAACAATACCCATAACGGTCATAATCGATAATAGCAAGATATATCATAGATAAACAAtactattagaaaaaaaaatgtcccatCATCACTCCCACCAGAACACCGAGTGTCAATGAACGACTAGCcagcatagacctataaacatGCAAGCAGTCCCGAAccctataaacaaaatatttattaggggGGAAATGTCAAGGGGGGTAAAAACCCATcccccctggctacgccactgcttCGATTAGATGCCGATAGTAAGTTTCTCTAAGAGAAgtcacattaaataaaaaaatgtacaataattgtagGGAAGGGTGGGCGGGAATAACGTGCTATGTAAcagttttttcaattttcatgttTTTGCGTTTCAATAACGTGCTATGAAGCAAtctcaatatattttaagaatcgAAAAATTCCAAGAATGTTTTTATCGAAACCGGCGATTAGTTGACTATTAAAACGTGCTATGTGCGTTAAGCGTTTACTATTCACAGTAAGTCAACGCGACGCGCGACGTGCGAATATCACGATTGTGTTACCAATTTAACTATGACAagtctaaataatttatctacttGTGATGTTAACCGTTTAACTGATGGACGAAAACGGAAAATCAATATGACAGAttggaaaaatgtaaaaaacaaaactctTCGAAATAGTGGGAAGGAATATACATCTCAGAGTAAAAAACTTGTACCAGCTAAAACACCTCCAACCGTggttagtaaaaatgttatgaatgtagtaaaataaacataatgttgaaaaatattgtatacacatttttaaaaattttaggaTCAAGTTTGTGACCAGAGTTCATGTCCTTGGCAAGGTTGTGCAACAATGACTTTAGCaagaaaacttttattatttgacgAATTTTATAAGTTAACGTATGATGAACAATCAGCTTTtttgtataagtgtataaaagTAAATGCTCCTGTGAGAAGACGAGCAGGAAAAACAGATGCTACATCACGACGattttgttcatttaaatattacatagatGATTTACAGGTAtgcaaaaatacttttttaaatacgttttgTATTACAAGAAGACGTGTTATGACGCtacaagataaaattaaattaggtattatgaCACCTAGGGATAACCGtggaaaacatttaaatagacCTCATGCTATTGATGCCCCTGTAAGAGATTTAATTAGACAACACATAAATAGTTTACCTCGACAACCGTCTCATTACAGCCGT harbors:
- the LOC132943261 gene encoding uncharacterized protein LOC132943261 isoform X1, translated to MTSLNNLSTCDVNRLTDGRKRKINMTDWKNVKNKTLRNSGKEYTSQSKKLVPAKTPPTVDQVCDQSSCPWQGCATMTLARKLLLFDEFYKLTYDEQSAFLYKCIKVNAPVRRRAGKTDATSRRFCSFKYYIDDLQVL
- the LOC132943261 gene encoding uncharacterized protein LOC132943261 isoform X2; its protein translation is MTSLNNLSTCDVNRLTDGRKRKINMTDWKNVKNKTLRNSGKEYTSQSKKLVPAKTPPTVDQVCDQSSCPWQGCATMTLARKLLLFDEFYKLTYDEQSAFLYKCIKVNAPVRRRAGKTDATSRRFCSFKYYIDDLQG